The following proteins come from a genomic window of Acanthopagrus latus isolate v.2019 chromosome 5, fAcaLat1.1, whole genome shotgun sequence:
- the LOC119018914 gene encoding lymphocyte antigen 6G-like, with protein MKLYGVLVLLATLSAACGLRCYSCMNADSKSCAKIATCASTQDRCSSTEVMGLVTKHCINSAACVGLIKCCEGDLCNGAIPTGSSILLLLVSAAITSVFL; from the exons ATGAAGCTGTATGGAGTTCTGGTCCTGTTGGCGACTCTGTCTGCAG CATGTGGATTGAGATGCTACAGCTGTATGAACGCCGACTCTAAATCCTGTGCAAAGATCGCAACTTGTGCTTCCACACAGGACCGTTGTTCATCCACTGAGGTGATGG GTCTTGTCACCAAGCACTGCATTAACAGTGCTGCGTGTGTAGGCCTCATTAAATGCTGTGAAGGTGACTTGTGTAACGGCGCCATACCCACTGGTTCcagcatcctcctcctgctggtgtcCGCAGCCATCACCTCAGTCTTTCTCTGA
- the LOC119019528 gene encoding lymphocyte antigen 6G-like, producing MQLCGALVLFTTLSTACALRCYTCTATDPRSCTDTKSCPVIFNRCFSLRVEGYDMVTKGCQTSIACVGAMACCEGDLCNRAVPAGSSAILLLVSSAIFALVL from the exons ATGCAGCTTTGTGGAGCTCTGGTGCTGTTCACAACTCTGTCGACAG CATGTGCATTAAGATGCTACACATGCACAGCCACCGACCCCAGATCCTGCACAGACACCAAATCCTGTCCTGTCATCTTCAACCGCTGCTTCTCCCTCAGAGTAGAAG gttaTGACATGGTTACCAAGGGCTGCCAAACCAGTATAGCATGTGTTGGTGCCATGGCTTGCTGTGAAGGCGACTTGTGTAACCGTGCCGTACCCGCTGGTTCCAGTGCCATCCTCCTGCTGGTGTCCTCAGCCATCTTCGCACTCGTTCTCTGA